From Monomorium pharaonis isolate MP-MQ-018 chromosome 9, ASM1337386v2, whole genome shotgun sequence, the proteins below share one genomic window:
- the LOC105839885 gene encoding cyclin-dependent kinase 8, which produces MGTIWRLSTLMLLLMTYSALLSAHREHKVHNIVLYPDKHSWCKTTPIKQVVTWPQCSSQELDNNVCVGACFSYMVPHSEPSAPGDLIRPYCDSCQPLDSVWHTVTLDCKDEQNNPVTMQKKVQIITNCSCSSCMETSKIKPDYNTLLQSLTEENLDKNVNVAHETPDLLLDPNLNASKNTTRDGAQTNELLQLVKKFKVDSKLDENEKKLFSKYDEKIDLEKLKEMLKKNSQEDKEDEHEHHHQHQHEHQHQHQHQQQQQQHLHHGPHHSLVLDSDVKEKIDVEPHYLHPAVAGQEISYHDNILVGKEKKKDF; this is translated from the exons ATGGGGACGATATGGCGGCTCTCCACATTAATGCTCTTGTTAATGACGTATTCTGCTCTGCTCAGTGCTCATCGTGAACACAAG GTCCATAACATCGTGTTGTATCCTGATAAGCACAGTTGGTGCAAGACGACGCCCATAAAGCAAGTAGTGACATGGCCCCAGTGTTCTTCACAGGAATTGGATAATAACGTATGCGTCGGCGCTTGTTTCTCATACATGGTACCCCACAGCGAACCTTCCGCACCCGGTGATCTCATAAGACCTTATTGCGACTCCTGTCAACCCCTGGACAGCGTTTGGCATACC GTTACGCTAGATTGCAAAGATGAGCAGAATAATCCAGTGACCATGCAGAAGAAGGTTCAGATTATCACAAATTGCTCCTGCAGTTCTTGCATGGAAACTTCGAAGATTAAGCCAGATTACAACACCCTACTGCAGTCGCTGACGGAGGAGAACTTGGACAAGAATGTGAACGTGGCGCACGAGACACCCGACTTACTTTTGGATCCGAACTTAAACGCCTCGAAGAACACGACGAGAGATGGAGCGCAAACCAACGAGCTTCTTCAACTCGTCAAGAAATTCAAGGTTGATTCGAAACTGGatgaaaatgagaaaaaattgttctcTAAGTACGATGAAAAGATTGATTTGGAAAAACTGAAGGAGATGTTGAAGAAGAACAGTCAAGAGGACAAGGAGGACGAGCACGAGCATCATCATCAGCATCAACACGAGCACCAGCATCAACATCAACatcaacagcagcagcaacagcatcTTCATCACGGACCGCATCACTCTCTGGTGTTGGACTCGGACGTGAAGGAAAAGATCGACGTGGAGCCGCATTACCTGCATCCCGCCGTCGCCGGACAAGAGATCAGTTACCACGACAACATCCTGGTCggtaaagaaaagaagaaggaCTTCTAG
- the LOC105839882 gene encoding probable cation-transporting ATPase 13A3 isoform X2 produces the protein MDTSSANGTRANGLLYLKNGVDYINPGEEDQMEIYGYKRNRTRTVIIWFLIIITGGLLRLIFHWVPHFMLLATHTKCPLEEAETVLLIEKFQGKHTSYYVKKLRNLTAQEVINKSFHEESLIDEAWDGSVITTKEEKETYPMLSVHLCGGQFKQVPSITIFNCKKLTYVWDQERSEFLKLRGLDTDVLISTLHQAQGLGSQEQYMRRNVYGNNEIVIPVKSIFTLLCLEVLNPFYVFQLFSFCLWVADDYYYYAMVILAMSSAGIIMAVFQTRRNQHNLRSTVHSSDVATVMRDRTTGQTAVVPAERLVPGDVLVIPSHGCLMPCDAVLLTGNCILNESMLTGESVPVTKTPVPSSNDVIYNTKEHARHTLFCGTRIIQTRYYGSEKVLAVVIRTGFNTSKGDLVRSIMYPPPVDFKFEQDSYKFVILLACIASIGVIYTIVTKILRGVHGSHIALEALDLITIVVPPALPAAMTVGRLVAQRRLKKNQIYCTSPRTINVSGSIDCICFDKTGTLTEDGLDMWGVVSVSEGKFQLPVKDIASLPLSEVLIGMVTCHGITIIDNQLVGDPLDLKMFESTGWTLEEPDVSDTSKFSMLFPTIVKPAKDSKLLKRLPNDFCDTLSRQNSMSSDVIDGISLNNLRSDATFGDSTTELGEQGLEVGIVRQFPFTSSLQRMSVITRTLGANHYDLYCKGSPEMILSLSRAESIPPDFMAVLQEYTSEGYRVIALAHKSLNRLPYIKVQRINREAAETDLTFLGLIVMENRLKPETSPVIAELNTACIKTVMVTGDNMLTALSVARDCDIVKPGTPVIAVSTNQQNQSKPQIYFTKSDSQPSPTSPNGQPDLSEMTDLNSVVSLETVESGSFGNTKLENDVNYLSDNVQYSKNKYVFALTGKTWALIKQYYPELIPKVVTRGAIFARMSPDQKQQLVQELQSLGYYVAMVGDGANDCGALKAAHTGISLSDTESSVASPFTSRETNISCVLTVIREGRAALVTSFGIFKYMAGYSLTQFISVMLLYSIESNLTDIEFLYIDLFIISIFAFFFGRTEAYEGPLVKMAPLNSLISTSPILSLVTQLLIVATFQYLSLWHLRQMPWFVPFNAAATENKDDVGCLENYTVFIVSSMQYIILAVAFSKGPPYRKSLFTNYGLLTSFVFLSLFSIYLGICPFDWLANWFELVLPNDLGFRFMLVGYGVTNFVIALLAEYLFVEYLVFGKLRYRWHNVDKSRRKFLAIERDMARDLKWPPISQEPLPEVAPNLLIRQNVTEIKIEKRITEPDTSFMNSSPICAGFKHFGSAREVTLNPRSLFNDCRNTVSMQTVPCFEDKDSSPKQSNAETAVKRRHNSESANGINRYEKPYMNHNTNPIATLPRNPNATLQPQKLREFKDVLVHKSDDRVSSNARNVLELDILPS, from the exons ATGGATACGTCATCAGCGAATG GTACCAGAGCCAATGGTCTCCTATATTTGAAGAATGGAGTGGATTATATCAATCCTGGTGAAGAGGACCAGATGGAAATTTACGG TTATAAACGAAACCGCACGCGGACTGTTATTATCTGGTTCCTGATCATTATCACCGGGGGTCTCCTGAGGCTGATATTTCATTGGGTGCCGCATTTCATGCTCCTAGCTACCCACACCAAATGTCCTTTAGAAGAGGCAGAAACCGTTTTGCTGATTGAGAAATTTCAAGGCAAACACACGAGTTATTACGTGAAGAAGCTGAGGAACTTGACTGCTCAGGAAGTTAT TAACAAGTCCTTTCACGAAGAATCTCTGATTGATGAAGCATGGGATGGCAGTGTAATAACCACCAAAGAAGAGAAGGAAACCTACCCGATGTTATCCGTGCATCTTTGCGGGGGTCAATTCAAAC aggTGCCATCCATAACCATCTTCAATTGCAAGAAATTGACATACGTCTGGGACCAGGAGAGATCGGAATTTCTGAAACTGCGTGGCCTCGATACCGACGTTCTAATATCCACGTTGCATCAAGCACAAGGTCTCGGTTCTCAAGAACAATACATGAG GCGGAACGTCTACGGCAATAATGAGATCGTAATTCCCGTGAAGAGCATATTCACGTTGCTCTGCCTCGAGGTACTCAACCCGTTTTACGTCTTCCAACTATTTAGTTTTTGTCTGTGGGTCGCGGACGACTATTATTACTACGCTATGGTCATTCTGGCGATGTCAAGTGCTGGCATTATAATGGCAGTCTTCCAGACGCGACGT AATCAGCACAATTTACGCTCGACGGTGCATTCATCCGACGTCGCCACGGTCATGCGAGATCGTACCACCGGTCAAACTGCAGTAGTGCCGGCTGAACGCTTGGTGCCGGGCGACGTCTTGGTCATTCCATCACATGGATGCCTAATGCCGTGCGACGCTGTGCTGCTGACCGGCAACTGTATCCTCAATGAGTCTATGTTGACGGGCGAATCTGTACCTGTCACGAAAACGCCAGTTCCTTCTTCCAACGATGTGATATATAATACCAAAGAACATGCTAGGCATACGCTCTTCTGCGGTACCAGAATCATTCAGACGAGATACTATGGCAGTGAGAAG GTATTGGCGGTAGTCATCAGAACAGGTTTCAACACCAGCAAAGGTGACCTGGTTCGATCAATCATGTATCCCCCGCCCGTGGATTTCAAGTTTGAACAGGACTCGTACAAGTTCGTTATACTGTTAGCGTGCATAGCCAGCATCGGCGTCATTTATACAATCGTGACGAAGATACTGAGAGGCGTTCATGGCAGTCATATTGCTTTGGAAGCATTAGATCTTATCACTATTGTGGTGCCGCCGGCATTGCCAGCCGCCATGACAGTCGGACGTCTCGTGGCGCAGCgtagattaaaaaagaacCAAATATATTGCACAAGCCCAAGAACAATTAATGTGTCGGGATCCATCGATTGCATTTGCTTCGACAAGACTGGAACGTTGACCGAAGACGGTCTGGATATGTGGGGTGTAGTGAGCGTATCAGAAGGGAAGTTTCAGTTGCCCGTCAAAGATATCGCTAGTCTACCACTATCCGAAGTCCTTATTGGCATGGTTACATGCCACGGAATCACCATAATCGATAACCAATTGGTAGGAGATCCGCTTGatctaaaaatgtttgaatcCACTGGATGGACATTGGAGGAACCTGACGTATCCGATACATCTAAATTCTCGATGCTTTTCCCGACGATTGTCAAGCCAGCGAAGGATTCCAAGCTTCTTAAGAGACTGCCCAACGACTTTTGCGATACGCTCAGTCGACAAAACTCTATGTCTTCCGACGTGATAGACGGAATATCTCTTAACAACCTCCGTTCGGACGCTACATTCGGTGATTCTACGACAGAATTGGGCGAGCAAGGACTAGAAGTTGGTATTGTCCGGCAGTTTCCCTTTACATCGAGTCTTCAGAGAATGAGCGTGATCACCAGAACGTTGGGCGCAAATCACTACGATCTATATTGCAAGGGCAGTCCGGAAATGATCCTCAGTCTCTCAAGAGCAGAATCCA TTCCTCCAGATTTTATGGCCGTTTTACAAGAATATACATCCGAGGGGTACCGAGTGATCGCTCTTGCACACAAATCTCTGAACCGTCTTCCGTACATCAAGGTGCAGCGTATAAATCGTGAAGCTGCCGAGACTGATTTGACATTTTTGGGACTTATAGTTATGGAGAATCGACTGAAGCCCGAAACCTCCCCGGTGATAGCCGAACTGAACACCGCTTGCATCAAAACAGTAATGGTGACGGGCGACAATATGTTGACTGCACTCTCAGTAGCTAGAGATTGCGATATTGTAAAACCAGGCACGCCGGTGATCGCCGTCTCAACGAATCAGCAGAATCAGTCGAAACCGCAGATCTACTTCACAAAAAGTGACAGTCAACCGTCACCGACTTCACCGAACGGTCAGCCTGATCTCAGTGAAATGACCGATCTGAACAGTGTGGTTAGTTTGGAAACCGTTGAGAGCGGCTCCTTCGGCAACACTAAGTTAGAGAACGATGTCAATTATCTATCGGACAA TGTACAATATTCCAAGAACAAGTATGTGTTTGCGCTAACGGGAAAAACGTGGGCGTTAATAAAGCAGTATTATCCTGAACTGATACCCAAGGTGGTCACCCGCGGTGCCATTTTCGCGAGAATGTCGCCCGATCAGAAGCAACAGTTGGTTCAAGAACTGCAGTCTTTAGGATACTACGTTG CCATGGTGGGAGACGGCGCCAACGATTGCGGCGCGTTGAAAGCTGCGCACACTGGGATATCCTTATCGGACACGGAATCTTCCGTTGCCTCACCTTTTACCAGCCGCGAGACTAACATCTCCTGTGTTCTGACAGTGATACGTGAGGGTCGTGCCGCACTGGTGACCTCCTTCggcatttttaaatacatggcTGGTTACTCGCTCACGCAATTTATCTCGGTGATGCTTCTCTACAGCATCGAGTCAAATCTGACGGACATCGAGTTTCTGTACATTgatctttttatcatttccaTATTTGCTTTCTTTTTCGGTCGTACCGAGGCCTACGAGGGCCCGTTAGTGAAAATGGCACCGCTCAATAGCCTCATCAGCACATCGCCAATACTCAGTCTGGTTACCCAACTTCTGATCGTCGCTACCTTCCAATATCTGAGCCTCTGGCATTTACGGCAGATGCCGTGGTTTGTGCCGTTCAATGCGGCCGCAACCGAGAATAAGGATGACGTCGGCTGTTTGGAGAATTACACCGTCTTCATCGTCAGTTCCATGCAGTACATCATTCTGGCGGTCGCGTTTTCTAAAGGGCCGCCATACAGAAAGTCCCTCTTCACCAATTATGGCCTACTCACCTCTTTCGTGTTCCTTAGTCTCTTCTCCATCTACCTTGGAATATGTCCCTTCGATTGGCTGGCCAATTGGTTCGAGCTCGTGCTGCCCAACGATCTGGGCTTTCGCTTCATGCTGGTTGGTTATGGCGTGACGAATTTCGTGATTGCGCTACTGGCCGAGTATCTCTTTGTGGAGTACCTCGTGTTCGGCAAACTGCGCTATCGCTGGCACAACGTCGATAAATCCCGACGGAAGTTCCTGGCCATCGAACGTGACATGGCGCGCGACCTCAAGTGGCCGCCGATCTCTCAGGAGCCGCTACCGGAGGTGGCGCCGAATTTATTGATCCGGCAGAACGTCACCGAGATCAAGATCGAGAAACGGATCACCGAACCCGATACCAGTTTCATGAACAGT
- the LOC105839882 gene encoding probable cation-transporting ATPase 13A3 isoform X1, whose amino-acid sequence MPPTPNKLNLSFTRNAYSVFGGRNAATVNEHQREQKTELLEGTRANGLLYLKNGVDYINPGEEDQMEIYGYKRNRTRTVIIWFLIIITGGLLRLIFHWVPHFMLLATHTKCPLEEAETVLLIEKFQGKHTSYYVKKLRNLTAQEVINKSFHEESLIDEAWDGSVITTKEEKETYPMLSVHLCGGQFKQVPSITIFNCKKLTYVWDQERSEFLKLRGLDTDVLISTLHQAQGLGSQEQYMRRNVYGNNEIVIPVKSIFTLLCLEVLNPFYVFQLFSFCLWVADDYYYYAMVILAMSSAGIIMAVFQTRRNQHNLRSTVHSSDVATVMRDRTTGQTAVVPAERLVPGDVLVIPSHGCLMPCDAVLLTGNCILNESMLTGESVPVTKTPVPSSNDVIYNTKEHARHTLFCGTRIIQTRYYGSEKVLAVVIRTGFNTSKGDLVRSIMYPPPVDFKFEQDSYKFVILLACIASIGVIYTIVTKILRGVHGSHIALEALDLITIVVPPALPAAMTVGRLVAQRRLKKNQIYCTSPRTINVSGSIDCICFDKTGTLTEDGLDMWGVVSVSEGKFQLPVKDIASLPLSEVLIGMVTCHGITIIDNQLVGDPLDLKMFESTGWTLEEPDVSDTSKFSMLFPTIVKPAKDSKLLKRLPNDFCDTLSRQNSMSSDVIDGISLNNLRSDATFGDSTTELGEQGLEVGIVRQFPFTSSLQRMSVITRTLGANHYDLYCKGSPEMILSLSRAESIPPDFMAVLQEYTSEGYRVIALAHKSLNRLPYIKVQRINREAAETDLTFLGLIVMENRLKPETSPVIAELNTACIKTVMVTGDNMLTALSVARDCDIVKPGTPVIAVSTNQQNQSKPQIYFTKSDSQPSPTSPNGQPDLSEMTDLNSVVSLETVESGSFGNTKLENDVNYLSDNVQYSKNKYVFALTGKTWALIKQYYPELIPKVVTRGAIFARMSPDQKQQLVQELQSLGYYVAMVGDGANDCGALKAAHTGISLSDTESSVASPFTSRETNISCVLTVIREGRAALVTSFGIFKYMAGYSLTQFISVMLLYSIESNLTDIEFLYIDLFIISIFAFFFGRTEAYEGPLVKMAPLNSLISTSPILSLVTQLLIVATFQYLSLWHLRQMPWFVPFNAAATENKDDVGCLENYTVFIVSSMQYIILAVAFSKGPPYRKSLFTNYGLLTSFVFLSLFSIYLGICPFDWLANWFELVLPNDLGFRFMLVGYGVTNFVIALLAEYLFVEYLVFGKLRYRWHNVDKSRRKFLAIERDMARDLKWPPISQEPLPEVAPNLLIRQNVTEIKIEKRITEPDTSFMNSSPICAGFKHFGSAREVTLNPRSLFNDCRNTVSMQTVPCFEDKDSSPKQSNAETAVKRRHNSESANGINRYEKPYMNHNTNPIATLPRNPNATLQPQKLREFKDVLVHKSDDRVSSNARNVLELDILPS is encoded by the exons ATGCCGCCGACGCCAAATAAGCTGAACCTGAGCTTCACCAGAAACGCTTACAGTGTTTTCGGTGGTCGTAACGCGGCTACCGTAAACGAGCATCAGCGCGAGCAGAAGACGGAACTGCTAGAGG GTACCAGAGCCAATGGTCTCCTATATTTGAAGAATGGAGTGGATTATATCAATCCTGGTGAAGAGGACCAGATGGAAATTTACGG TTATAAACGAAACCGCACGCGGACTGTTATTATCTGGTTCCTGATCATTATCACCGGGGGTCTCCTGAGGCTGATATTTCATTGGGTGCCGCATTTCATGCTCCTAGCTACCCACACCAAATGTCCTTTAGAAGAGGCAGAAACCGTTTTGCTGATTGAGAAATTTCAAGGCAAACACACGAGTTATTACGTGAAGAAGCTGAGGAACTTGACTGCTCAGGAAGTTAT TAACAAGTCCTTTCACGAAGAATCTCTGATTGATGAAGCATGGGATGGCAGTGTAATAACCACCAAAGAAGAGAAGGAAACCTACCCGATGTTATCCGTGCATCTTTGCGGGGGTCAATTCAAAC aggTGCCATCCATAACCATCTTCAATTGCAAGAAATTGACATACGTCTGGGACCAGGAGAGATCGGAATTTCTGAAACTGCGTGGCCTCGATACCGACGTTCTAATATCCACGTTGCATCAAGCACAAGGTCTCGGTTCTCAAGAACAATACATGAG GCGGAACGTCTACGGCAATAATGAGATCGTAATTCCCGTGAAGAGCATATTCACGTTGCTCTGCCTCGAGGTACTCAACCCGTTTTACGTCTTCCAACTATTTAGTTTTTGTCTGTGGGTCGCGGACGACTATTATTACTACGCTATGGTCATTCTGGCGATGTCAAGTGCTGGCATTATAATGGCAGTCTTCCAGACGCGACGT AATCAGCACAATTTACGCTCGACGGTGCATTCATCCGACGTCGCCACGGTCATGCGAGATCGTACCACCGGTCAAACTGCAGTAGTGCCGGCTGAACGCTTGGTGCCGGGCGACGTCTTGGTCATTCCATCACATGGATGCCTAATGCCGTGCGACGCTGTGCTGCTGACCGGCAACTGTATCCTCAATGAGTCTATGTTGACGGGCGAATCTGTACCTGTCACGAAAACGCCAGTTCCTTCTTCCAACGATGTGATATATAATACCAAAGAACATGCTAGGCATACGCTCTTCTGCGGTACCAGAATCATTCAGACGAGATACTATGGCAGTGAGAAG GTATTGGCGGTAGTCATCAGAACAGGTTTCAACACCAGCAAAGGTGACCTGGTTCGATCAATCATGTATCCCCCGCCCGTGGATTTCAAGTTTGAACAGGACTCGTACAAGTTCGTTATACTGTTAGCGTGCATAGCCAGCATCGGCGTCATTTATACAATCGTGACGAAGATACTGAGAGGCGTTCATGGCAGTCATATTGCTTTGGAAGCATTAGATCTTATCACTATTGTGGTGCCGCCGGCATTGCCAGCCGCCATGACAGTCGGACGTCTCGTGGCGCAGCgtagattaaaaaagaacCAAATATATTGCACAAGCCCAAGAACAATTAATGTGTCGGGATCCATCGATTGCATTTGCTTCGACAAGACTGGAACGTTGACCGAAGACGGTCTGGATATGTGGGGTGTAGTGAGCGTATCAGAAGGGAAGTTTCAGTTGCCCGTCAAAGATATCGCTAGTCTACCACTATCCGAAGTCCTTATTGGCATGGTTACATGCCACGGAATCACCATAATCGATAACCAATTGGTAGGAGATCCGCTTGatctaaaaatgtttgaatcCACTGGATGGACATTGGAGGAACCTGACGTATCCGATACATCTAAATTCTCGATGCTTTTCCCGACGATTGTCAAGCCAGCGAAGGATTCCAAGCTTCTTAAGAGACTGCCCAACGACTTTTGCGATACGCTCAGTCGACAAAACTCTATGTCTTCCGACGTGATAGACGGAATATCTCTTAACAACCTCCGTTCGGACGCTACATTCGGTGATTCTACGACAGAATTGGGCGAGCAAGGACTAGAAGTTGGTATTGTCCGGCAGTTTCCCTTTACATCGAGTCTTCAGAGAATGAGCGTGATCACCAGAACGTTGGGCGCAAATCACTACGATCTATATTGCAAGGGCAGTCCGGAAATGATCCTCAGTCTCTCAAGAGCAGAATCCA TTCCTCCAGATTTTATGGCCGTTTTACAAGAATATACATCCGAGGGGTACCGAGTGATCGCTCTTGCACACAAATCTCTGAACCGTCTTCCGTACATCAAGGTGCAGCGTATAAATCGTGAAGCTGCCGAGACTGATTTGACATTTTTGGGACTTATAGTTATGGAGAATCGACTGAAGCCCGAAACCTCCCCGGTGATAGCCGAACTGAACACCGCTTGCATCAAAACAGTAATGGTGACGGGCGACAATATGTTGACTGCACTCTCAGTAGCTAGAGATTGCGATATTGTAAAACCAGGCACGCCGGTGATCGCCGTCTCAACGAATCAGCAGAATCAGTCGAAACCGCAGATCTACTTCACAAAAAGTGACAGTCAACCGTCACCGACTTCACCGAACGGTCAGCCTGATCTCAGTGAAATGACCGATCTGAACAGTGTGGTTAGTTTGGAAACCGTTGAGAGCGGCTCCTTCGGCAACACTAAGTTAGAGAACGATGTCAATTATCTATCGGACAA TGTACAATATTCCAAGAACAAGTATGTGTTTGCGCTAACGGGAAAAACGTGGGCGTTAATAAAGCAGTATTATCCTGAACTGATACCCAAGGTGGTCACCCGCGGTGCCATTTTCGCGAGAATGTCGCCCGATCAGAAGCAACAGTTGGTTCAAGAACTGCAGTCTTTAGGATACTACGTTG CCATGGTGGGAGACGGCGCCAACGATTGCGGCGCGTTGAAAGCTGCGCACACTGGGATATCCTTATCGGACACGGAATCTTCCGTTGCCTCACCTTTTACCAGCCGCGAGACTAACATCTCCTGTGTTCTGACAGTGATACGTGAGGGTCGTGCCGCACTGGTGACCTCCTTCggcatttttaaatacatggcTGGTTACTCGCTCACGCAATTTATCTCGGTGATGCTTCTCTACAGCATCGAGTCAAATCTGACGGACATCGAGTTTCTGTACATTgatctttttatcatttccaTATTTGCTTTCTTTTTCGGTCGTACCGAGGCCTACGAGGGCCCGTTAGTGAAAATGGCACCGCTCAATAGCCTCATCAGCACATCGCCAATACTCAGTCTGGTTACCCAACTTCTGATCGTCGCTACCTTCCAATATCTGAGCCTCTGGCATTTACGGCAGATGCCGTGGTTTGTGCCGTTCAATGCGGCCGCAACCGAGAATAAGGATGACGTCGGCTGTTTGGAGAATTACACCGTCTTCATCGTCAGTTCCATGCAGTACATCATTCTGGCGGTCGCGTTTTCTAAAGGGCCGCCATACAGAAAGTCCCTCTTCACCAATTATGGCCTACTCACCTCTTTCGTGTTCCTTAGTCTCTTCTCCATCTACCTTGGAATATGTCCCTTCGATTGGCTGGCCAATTGGTTCGAGCTCGTGCTGCCCAACGATCTGGGCTTTCGCTTCATGCTGGTTGGTTATGGCGTGACGAATTTCGTGATTGCGCTACTGGCCGAGTATCTCTTTGTGGAGTACCTCGTGTTCGGCAAACTGCGCTATCGCTGGCACAACGTCGATAAATCCCGACGGAAGTTCCTGGCCATCGAACGTGACATGGCGCGCGACCTCAAGTGGCCGCCGATCTCTCAGGAGCCGCTACCGGAGGTGGCGCCGAATTTATTGATCCGGCAGAACGTCACCGAGATCAAGATCGAGAAACGGATCACCGAACCCGATACCAGTTTCATGAACAGT